One Luoshenia tenuis genomic region harbors:
- a CDS encoding phage scaffolding protein: MNRSFLQAFGLNKDAIDQILDACGAQINALKKQLTKLSERNRALQAGLDAANARLAGYEAMDLGGLQQELMRERALRKLEQRRRILARNLMMAGCMDADYILLAMGEAQPSEDWLLDDPEAFTRAARRKYGAYFATEPQGRPLKTAGNEPGPR; the protein is encoded by the coding sequence ATGAACCGTAGTTTTTTGCAGGCTTTTGGCCTGAACAAGGATGCGATCGACCAGATACTGGACGCTTGCGGCGCGCAGATCAACGCATTAAAAAAGCAGCTGACGAAGCTCAGCGAACGGAACCGGGCCCTGCAGGCTGGGCTGGATGCGGCAAACGCACGGCTGGCCGGTTACGAGGCCATGGATCTTGGCGGGCTGCAACAGGAGCTGATGCGGGAACGGGCGCTGCGTAAACTGGAGCAAAGGCGCCGCATCCTGGCCCGCAACCTGATGATGGCGGGATGTATGGACGCCGATTACATTCTGCTGGCGATGGGTGAGGCGCAGCCATCCGAGGATTGGCTGCTGGACGACCCGGAGGCGTTTACCCGGGCGGCGCGGAGGAAGTATGGCGCCTATTTCGCAACCGAACCGCAGGGGCGGCCCTTAAAAACCGCGGGCAACGAGCCCGGGCCGCGATAA
- a CDS encoding phage tail family protein — MKQKHYRRPPRVGERCLVDGVETYAAFDADLIDFRILARSVDAHYGEVPPEEPAYYYTQMSAKPLEAEFYVGGASDDEAQINLSRLVEASKHCVLRKEGSDFEYPAILTGYEMEHTGVEHYLLVTMNFTARLRKPLVDCELTGSGTVYNEGNLASGYRLTVHPYQDMASVTVAGMTLKNLHAGKDFTVDGIEYRVTEEGVNRFADTDITAFPQMLPGENYIEIPDGVKVTIAFYPAYL; from the coding sequence TTGAAGCAAAAGCATTACAGACGCCCGCCAAGAGTGGGCGAGCGGTGCTTGGTGGACGGGGTCGAGACCTATGCGGCTTTTGACGCAGATCTGATCGATTTCCGCATTCTGGCGCGCAGCGTGGACGCCCACTACGGGGAGGTGCCGCCGGAGGAGCCGGCGTACTACTACACCCAGATGTCCGCCAAACCGCTGGAGGCCGAATTTTACGTGGGCGGCGCCAGCGACGATGAGGCGCAGATCAACCTCTCGCGGTTGGTGGAGGCCAGCAAGCACTGCGTGCTGCGCAAGGAAGGGTCGGACTTTGAGTATCCGGCGATCCTGACGGGGTACGAGATGGAACACACCGGGGTGGAGCATTACCTGCTGGTGACGATGAACTTTACTGCCCGGCTGCGCAAGCCTTTGGTGGACTGCGAGCTGACGGGGAGCGGCACGGTGTACAACGAGGGCAATCTTGCTTCGGGATACAGGCTGACCGTACATCCGTACCAGGATATGGCAAGCGTGACGGTAGCGGGGATGACGCTTAAAAACCTGCATGCGGGCAAGGACTTTACGGTGGACGGGATCGAATACCGGGTGACGGAGGAGGGGGTCAACCGCTTTGCGGATACGGACATCACGGCTTTCCCCCAGATGCTGCCGGGCGAAAACTATATCGAAATACCGGACGGGGTCAAGGTAACGATCGCCTTTTACCCCGCCTACCTGTAA
- a CDS encoding phage tail spike protein, which yields MLKIYDRDGVQQYALAGVDYCVTHAFDGEDTLEFDLPASHEAYDALMEEIRVETGDNRFVIKALDEYADGCTVDCQLDLDEWKNRFYKNFAMTQRTLTEVMAAIAPPGWTVTGAAGILRTGTVEAEYATDYDLLGKTAEAFGVVFNYDVPARRVTVIDPEGIAPGGVYLVEELNLKKMSYKGMSTELVTRLYAYGKDGLTFADINGGKEYVEDLSYCDKVISAVWKASDYTDAAQLKADAEKQLKSLAYPVRSYECDVVDLAAVNPDYAFLGNWMYQVVTLMDKRRGTRQQHQVVEYKEYPLSPENNVVTLSTAVPKIEGSIKQIKNQLEDVREGVAGQGEAIENATALITGAKGGNVVLRMDAQGKPTEILVMDAEDIDAARKVWRWNMNGLGFSKNGIAGPYETAMTIDGAIVADFITAGTMSADLIRAGKLISQNGTMDISLDDGSITMTTGEYKARMYGSAFYLSRGGSDTLEIYSNAEEPFGVITLKGADDTQATIIKHSAVDTPNVYLYFPSGETARCLYVVNSNTRALDIDQINGLDVDWVWSTEMNRYVLAEKQ from the coding sequence TTGCTGAAAATTTACGACCGGGATGGGGTGCAGCAGTACGCGCTGGCCGGAGTGGACTACTGCGTGACCCATGCGTTTGACGGTGAGGACACGCTGGAGTTCGACCTGCCGGCCAGCCATGAGGCCTATGACGCCCTGATGGAAGAGATACGGGTGGAAACCGGGGACAATCGGTTTGTGATCAAGGCGCTGGACGAGTACGCGGACGGCTGCACGGTGGACTGCCAGCTGGACCTTGACGAATGGAAGAACCGGTTCTACAAAAACTTTGCGATGACGCAGCGTACGCTTACGGAGGTGATGGCCGCCATTGCGCCGCCGGGATGGACGGTGACCGGCGCGGCAGGCATCTTGCGCACGGGGACAGTGGAGGCGGAATACGCCACGGATTACGACCTGCTGGGGAAGACAGCGGAGGCGTTTGGGGTGGTATTCAACTACGACGTGCCCGCGCGGCGGGTAACGGTGATCGACCCGGAGGGGATCGCGCCGGGCGGCGTATACCTGGTAGAAGAGCTGAACCTGAAAAAGATGAGTTACAAAGGGATGAGCACGGAGCTGGTCACCCGGCTGTACGCATACGGCAAGGATGGATTGACGTTTGCGGACATCAACGGCGGCAAGGAATACGTGGAAGATTTGAGCTATTGCGACAAGGTGATCTCGGCGGTTTGGAAAGCTAGCGATTACACCGACGCGGCGCAGCTCAAGGCCGACGCGGAAAAGCAGCTGAAAAGCCTGGCCTATCCGGTGCGCAGCTATGAGTGCGACGTGGTAGATCTGGCGGCGGTGAACCCGGACTATGCATTTTTAGGCAACTGGATGTATCAGGTGGTCACGCTGATGGACAAGCGACGGGGCACCCGCCAGCAGCACCAGGTGGTGGAATACAAGGAGTATCCCCTCAGCCCGGAAAACAATGTGGTGACCCTCTCGACCGCGGTGCCCAAGATCGAAGGGAGCATCAAGCAGATCAAAAACCAGCTGGAGGATGTACGCGAGGGGGTAGCCGGGCAGGGCGAGGCGATTGAGAACGCGACGGCCCTGATCACCGGGGCCAAGGGCGGCAACGTGGTGCTGCGCATGGACGCCCAGGGCAAGCCCACCGAGATATTGGTGATGGACGCGGAGGACATCGACGCGGCGCGCAAGGTGTGGCGCTGGAATATGAACGGATTGGGCTTTTCAAAAAACGGCATTGCCGGACCTTATGAAACGGCGATGACCATCGACGGGGCGATCGTGGCGGATTTCATCACCGCGGGGACGATGTCGGCGGATCTGATACGAGCCGGAAAACTGATCAGCCAGAATGGCACGATGGATATCAGTTTAGATGATGGCAGTATCACCATGACAACGGGCGAATATAAAGCCAGGATGTACGGATCGGCCTTTTATTTGAGCCGTGGCGGATCAGACACACTTGAAATATACAGCAACGCGGAAGAACCCTTTGGTGTTATTACACTAAAAGGTGCAGATGATACGCAAGCGACAATTATCAAGCACAGCGCGGTCGATACGCCAAATGTTTACCTGTATTTTCCAAGTGGAGAGACCGCAAGGTGCTTATATGTTGTGAATAGCAATACACGCGCTCTGGACATAGACCAAATCAACGGCTTAGATGTGGACTGGGTCTGGAGCACGGAGATGAACCGGTATGTGCTGGCAGAGAAACAATAG
- a CDS encoding BppU family phage baseplate upper protein: MEHVQKLTLDMGLRVTPPKLYAKQGDRDTRKINCEMVMDGMPYAPGEGVTALYALRKPDDTQVIENAQLSGSACSLTLSEQCLTVPGVCLCEVILYKGEAVLASATFELDVAPNVYDEDGVISSDDYGALVAATAEANTVTQEANSAAALANEKANLAGQKAAQAQEQAQAAQTQASAAQAAAAAANTAKTAADTAAQAANTAAQNAQTQADYAQQQGDAVADIIEQGGFASVGHKHDAADMTSGILPVARGGTGVASLSEMGFSNPNLLVNGGFDVWQELESYTFKGNSLVGYCADQWMFWSYGAGSEAATITRTEDGLRVQHNGYTGGTYVHQTFPDAEYSKKLAGKTVTLSFEATIASGSRIRAILRNSTQFGKFSGGSGTDITYKNINGDGTRQVYSVSGIVPDDVTDLCIGFNGASNYSTNDYTLHWVKLEVGGAATPYVPADYATELMRCMRYYWRPFTYLYTHHVPADRDSWYLLAGITFPVRMRVAPTTTIYEPHNVMIDEADYGGYKFGAEDWGAPNHIWVKGDSDRTNYERLKEWGVKVDGLTEFLIEDFGNTTPPDNDRWAYYFHAEFDARRYS, encoded by the coding sequence ATGGAACATGTACAAAAGTTGACGCTGGACATGGGGCTGCGGGTAACGCCGCCTAAACTGTATGCCAAGCAGGGAGACAGGGATACGCGCAAGATCAACTGCGAGATGGTAATGGATGGGATGCCCTATGCGCCAGGGGAGGGCGTGACAGCCCTATACGCGCTGCGCAAGCCGGATGATACGCAAGTGATCGAAAATGCACAGCTCTCGGGCAGCGCGTGCAGCCTGACACTGTCAGAGCAGTGCTTGACGGTACCGGGCGTATGCCTGTGTGAGGTGATCTTATACAAGGGCGAGGCGGTGCTGGCCAGCGCCACCTTTGAGTTGGACGTGGCGCCCAACGTGTATGACGAGGACGGGGTGATCAGCTCGGACGATTACGGCGCTTTGGTGGCGGCTACTGCAGAGGCCAACACGGTGACGCAGGAGGCCAACAGCGCAGCCGCTCTGGCAAATGAGAAAGCCAACCTGGCCGGGCAAAAGGCGGCGCAGGCCCAGGAGCAGGCCCAGGCCGCCCAGACCCAGGCGAGCGCGGCTCAGGCCGCGGCTGCGGCGGCCAACACCGCGAAGACCGCAGCGGATACGGCGGCGCAGGCCGCGAACACCGCCGCGCAGAACGCCCAGACCCAGGCGGACTATGCCCAGCAGCAAGGGGACGCCGTGGCGGACATCATCGAGCAGGGCGGGTTTGCCAGCGTGGGGCACAAACATGACGCCGCTGATATGACCAGCGGGATTTTGCCGGTGGCGCGCGGCGGAACGGGGGTAGCCTCCCTCTCTGAGATGGGCTTTTCAAACCCCAACCTGCTGGTCAACGGTGGGTTTGATGTGTGGCAGGAGCTGGAGAGCTATACATTTAAGGGTAATAGCTTGGTTGGTTACTGTGCGGATCAGTGGATGTTTTGGAGTTATGGCGCAGGGTCGGAAGCAGCAACGATCACTCGTACAGAGGATGGTTTGCGCGTACAGCATAACGGGTATACCGGGGGTACGTATGTTCATCAGACGTTCCCGGATGCGGAGTATAGCAAAAAACTGGCTGGGAAAACAGTCACGCTATCGTTTGAGGCCACGATTGCATCCGGATCAAGGATTAGGGCTATACTGCGCAACAGTACACAGTTTGGAAAATTTAGCGGCGGAAGCGGCACGGATATTACGTACAAAAATATAAACGGAGACGGGACAAGGCAAGTGTACAGCGTATCTGGCATTGTGCCGGATGATGTTACTGACTTATGCATTGGTTTTAACGGGGCATCAAATTACTCAACCAATGATTATACCCTGCACTGGGTCAAGCTGGAGGTTGGCGGCGCGGCCACGCCGTATGTACCGGCAGACTATGCAACGGAGCTGATGCGCTGCATGCGGTATTACTGGAGGCCTTTTACCTATTTATATACTCACCATGTACCTGCGGATCGGGATAGCTGGTATTTGCTAGCCGGTATTACCTTTCCTGTCAGAATGCGCGTTGCTCCGACGACGACTATATACGAGCCGCATAACGTAATGATCGACGAGGCCGATTATGGCGGTTATAAGTTTGGCGCGGAGGATTGGGGGGCGCCAAATCATATTTGGGTTAAGGGTGATAGCGATAGAACGAATTATGAACGTCTAAAAGAGTGGGGCGTGAAAGTTGACGGGTTAACTGAATTTTTGATTGAAGATTTTGGCAATACCACACCACCAGACAATGACCGATGGGCTTATTATTTCCATGCGGAATTTGACGCACGGCGATATTCATAG
- a CDS encoding carbohydrate-binding protein — translation MDALERARQTRRAITLYAKELPDEQAAGMPSLFEAWDGNDVTYKMGDRVQYNDLLYKCLTDHTSQESWTPDAAVALWVRIDDPAVEWPQWQQPTGATDAYDKGDKVSHNGKHWISDVDANTWEPGVSGWTQADEYKEKF, via the coding sequence ATGGACGCTTTGGAGAGAGCCCGGCAGACGCGCCGGGCTATTACTTTATACGCTAAAGAGTTGCCGGACGAGCAGGCGGCGGGGATGCCCAGCCTGTTTGAGGCGTGGGACGGAAACGATGTTACCTACAAGATGGGGGACCGGGTGCAGTACAATGACCTGCTGTACAAATGCCTGACGGATCACACGTCACAGGAGAGTTGGACGCCGGATGCGGCAGTAGCGCTGTGGGTGCGCATTGACGATCCGGCGGTTGAATGGCCGCAGTGGCAGCAGCCGACCGGCGCAACGGATGCCTATGACAAGGGAGACAAGGTCAGCCACAATGGCAAGCATTGGATCAGCGATGTGGACGCAAACACATGGGAGCCGGGCGTATCGGGCTGGACGCAGGCGGATGAATATAAGGAGAAATTTTGA
- a CDS encoding peptidoglycan-binding protein: MQTIKRGSKGEAVRKMQRLLIAAGYSLPKYGADGTFGAESESALREFQSDNGLSADGICGPKTWAALQAKGAGETIRRGSKGEAVREMQQLLIAAGYALPKYGADGSFGAESEEALRKFQEANGLAVDGICGPKTWAALQAGDEPGTEHFKLREFGCRDGSAVPREYWGNVRALMAELEKIRAVWGKPIIINSGYRTKTYNQQCGGAKASQHLTANAVDISVQGVAPSTVYNKLNAMYPDQGLGKYAGFTHLDLRGYRARW, from the coding sequence ATGCAAACAATCAAACGAGGCAGCAAGGGCGAAGCGGTCAGAAAGATGCAGCGGCTGCTCATCGCGGCGGGGTACAGTCTGCCCAAGTATGGGGCGGACGGGACGTTCGGCGCGGAATCAGAGAGCGCGCTGCGCGAGTTCCAGTCGGACAACGGCCTTAGCGCGGACGGGATTTGCGGCCCCAAGACCTGGGCGGCGCTGCAGGCCAAAGGCGCGGGCGAGACGATCAGGCGAGGCAGCAAAGGCGAAGCGGTCAGAGAGATGCAGCAGCTGCTCATCGCAGCGGGCTATGCCTTACCTAAGTATGGGGCCGACGGCAGTTTTGGCGCGGAGAGCGAGGAGGCCTTGCGTAAGTTCCAAGAGGCAAACGGCCTGGCGGTGGACGGTATCTGCGGCCCCAAGACCTGGGCGGCGCTGCAGGCCGGGGATGAGCCGGGCACGGAGCACTTTAAACTACGGGAGTTTGGCTGCCGGGATGGATCGGCGGTACCGCGGGAGTACTGGGGCAACGTGCGGGCGCTGATGGCGGAGCTTGAGAAGATCCGCGCGGTGTGGGGAAAGCCCATCATCATCAACAGCGGATACCGCACCAAGACCTACAACCAGCAGTGCGGCGGGGCGAAAGCCAGCCAGCACTTAACGGCAAATGCGGTTGATATCTCGGTGCAGGGGGTGGCGCCCTCTACGGTGTACAACAAGCTTAACGCCATGTACCCGGACCAGGGCCTGGGCAAATACGCGGGCTTCACCCATCTCGACCTACGCGGCTACCGGGCACGGTGGTAA
- a CDS encoding helix-turn-helix domain-containing protein: protein MMKRKTPLPFPESGSCLRYYRELRGYTQEQLAEMVGMAPSYYGYIERGRQMATIAYFYKLSQVLCVPIEALLLPEYREQEEDGLKGVLMAQIGQLTPEECKIAYELLCRIVPMIREQQIKSK from the coding sequence ATGATGAAACGCAAGACCCCACTTCCCTTTCCTGAATCCGGATCCTGTTTGCGATACTATAGAGAATTAAGAGGCTATACGCAAGAGCAGCTGGCCGAGATGGTGGGAATGGCCCCCAGCTATTATGGATATATCGAGCGCGGACGGCAGATGGCGACGATCGCCTACTTTTATAAGCTCTCTCAGGTACTGTGCGTGCCTATCGAGGCGCTGCTGCTGCCGGAATACCGCGAGCAGGAGGAGGATGGGCTTAAGGGCGTACTGATGGCGCAGATCGGCCAGCTGACGCCGGAAGAGTGCAAGATTGCGTATGAACTTCTCTGCCGGATCGTACCGATGATCCGAGAACAGCAGATCAAATCAAAATAA
- a CDS encoding helix-turn-helix domain-containing protein encodes MDYIQIGRRIRNIRKSKNMTQEKLAEIVDISLTHMSHIETGSTKLSLPVLAKISRALHTSTDELLFGKAQPLSPVTLNRIAELFEHCSARDICIMTDILLATKATLDKNR; translated from the coding sequence ATGGATTATATACAGATAGGCCGTCGGATACGCAATATACGTAAATCCAAAAACATGACGCAGGAAAAGCTGGCCGAGATCGTGGATATCTCCCTTACGCACATGAGCCATATCGAAACGGGCTCGACTAAATTGAGTCTTCCCGTATTGGCTAAAATATCAAGGGCTCTCCATACCAGCACGGATGAACTGCTCTTTGGCAAAGCGCAACCGCTCAGCCCCGTTACGCTGAACAGGATCGCCGAATTGTTTGAGCACTGTTCGGCGCGGGATATCTGCATTATGACGGATATTCTTTTGGCGACCAAGGCGACTCTGGATAAAAACAGGTGA
- a CDS encoding D-alanyl-D-alanine carboxypeptidase family protein — MKTAFCALMALLVAGLWGATPIGRAAQLPVKLTGVYGDAAGLTGQQGLTRASTLDVDTGMLLGGLNDEAQFTPTGGAVTMMTADLVLQEHALDEVVEITAEMLSAVPENAMKAGLKGGDKVTVKDLIATMTLTGAQDSAQALAVYAAGSPEAFVQKMNARADELGMIHTHYTNATGIYDGAQKTATQDLLRLAYSLYKEEKAGDLFSQASIPLTATGTALKSEAVNRVEMMVSGSAAYDERVKAAFGAGSSAQEGYNTVVVAQVEGIQVIAVCCGNGNGAQVYPAISSLLDTLGEQYQRVDLAEPIAQMLEGVKDGDRELTAQIEGNIFVSAAKDWQPESGALAYTLVDRVDPPVENALYAYAAVTLSGEPVARVPLAYGRVTEPLPPQAEQDGQTADSLATQESAPPYRQSLYDRYGWIFWIVASAVLGGVVLLICNMINKRMK; from the coding sequence TTGAAAACAGCTTTTTGCGCGCTGATGGCCCTGCTGGTGGCAGGGCTGTGGGGAGCAACCCCGATAGGGCGGGCGGCGCAACTGCCGGTAAAGCTAACGGGCGTGTATGGAGATGCGGCAGGATTGACCGGACAGCAGGGGTTGACCCGAGCCAGCACCCTGGATGTGGATACGGGGATGCTGCTTGGCGGCCTGAATGACGAGGCGCAATTTACCCCTACCGGCGGCGCGGTGACCATGATGACGGCGGACCTGGTTTTGCAGGAGCACGCGCTGGACGAAGTGGTAGAAATCACCGCCGAGATGCTGTCTGCCGTGCCGGAAAACGCGATGAAGGCGGGACTAAAAGGCGGGGACAAGGTTACGGTGAAAGACCTGATCGCCACGATGACCCTGACCGGCGCGCAGGACAGCGCGCAGGCGCTGGCGGTTTATGCGGCGGGAAGCCCGGAAGCCTTTGTGCAAAAGATGAATGCCCGGGCGGACGAGCTGGGGATGATCCACACCCACTATACCAACGCCACGGGTATTTACGATGGGGCACAGAAGACCGCCACGCAGGATCTTCTTCGCCTGGCGTATAGCTTATATAAGGAAGAAAAGGCGGGCGATCTGTTCAGTCAGGCCAGTATTCCGCTGACGGCGACGGGGACCGCCCTGAAGAGCGAGGCTGTAAACCGCGTGGAGATGATGGTAAGCGGCAGCGCGGCTTACGATGAACGGGTAAAGGCGGCCTTTGGCGCGGGCTCCAGCGCCCAGGAAGGATACAACACCGTGGTGGTAGCCCAGGTGGAGGGCATACAGGTGATCGCCGTGTGCTGTGGAAACGGCAATGGCGCCCAGGTTTATCCCGCCATCAGCAGCTTGCTAGATACCCTGGGCGAGCAGTACCAGCGCGTGGACCTGGCTGAGCCCATTGCACAGATGCTGGAAGGCGTAAAAGATGGGGACCGGGAATTGACCGCGCAGATCGAGGGGAATATCTTCGTCAGCGCCGCAAAGGACTGGCAGCCGGAGAGCGGCGCGCTGGCCTATACGCTGGTGGACCGGGTAGACCCGCCAGTGGAAAACGCGCTGTACGCCTATGCCGCGGTGACGCTGAGCGGCGAGCCGGTCGCCCGGGTCCCGCTGGCCTATGGCAGGGTAACAGAGCCGCTGCCCCCGCAGGCCGAGCAGGACGGCCAGACGGCGGACAGCTTAGCGACCCAGGAGAGTGCGCCGCCCTACCGGCAAAGCCTGTACGACCG